atttacagtcagcagtcgcaatgcgtttttttatttcgtctagatttaagtctccatacatgtgccggaaaaaaatttggaattttgatttttggaactaaacacggtgTTAGTATCTTGTGCAGTTCGTTTAAAAAGAACCAATTATACACCCAGCTAAGAGCAAGTTTTTAGGCTCTGTTTGGTTTGCTGTTGTGTTAGGAATAGTAATATTTTGAcagctaattacggtgtcaaataaagctagtttacaaaatcaacttcggAACCCCTatgctaggaaccctgaagaatttAATGAGGTCTTTCAccacgtgattagaggatggttactgtagcatcactataaccaatcatcaattaattaccgtcattagattcgtcgcgaaaagttacaccggTTCTAAAGAGGTTTCGCAAATAGGCTTCATTTAGAACTCTACgagattttttttggaaaatgtgCGTGCTAGGTTTGTAGtagaaaccaaacaaaacctTAATAACAGCTGCAAGCATACGTATGTCTACGTGGATCAGAGAGGATCAGAGAGAAACAACAAGAGAGAATAGGACAGGCGACTCGCGACAGGCCGACCTCAAGCTGGCTGAGAGGTGCTGCTCCCCATTAAATGCCAGTGGGGGCCACTCTTGCCTTGCAGAGCGGATCCATTAAGGATCTATTTGTCAGGGCTCCGGCTCTttcaaaaacagctccggctcctcagatggagcggcttctctggtggagttggagccgttttagaaaatatttggcaaaacagcttcacttattagattgatgtgtaagccgcgtgaagccacgatttcatggcttcaccttgcctgtgtaagccgccgaTGGCTTTAGGaccggcttcacacgtgaagccggttACAAAACAAACGTTTGGAAAGACTTCACCTGGagccgctcgtgaagccgcTCTAGAAACCCTCCCAAATGGGGGCTAAATTTGCTCTAACAGATTGCAGTGGCGATAATCAACTACGCATAGTCAGCTCAAATTATATGATATTACCAGACACTATGTGTCCTAAACGTTGTATATATACTTGATACCACCATATGGATACAAAACAGCCTATAATTGGAATGGAGGAAGTAGCTATAGAGGAAGAGTGGCGTTGGGGAAATACTGAATTTAGAAGATTCAATTTAACTGATGACTGTGAATTAACCAGAAAACTAACACCTCGGAAGTTTAAACCTACCAGAAATTTGATTTTTCCTTGATCTCTATGCTGGGCTATTTTCTACAATCCAATACATTTTCATTCACACGGCATTTCTAGGCCTGTACAGTGCTAATTTGGGTGGGCCAACTCACGGGTTCGATACGATCAGGCCCAAGGGCATTTCGGTAATCCCAGCTCAACGGAATCCGAATTTTCTTGAAAATTCCACGTACACCCGTACCAGGATTGGGAACCCGAGGCCTGAAACCACGCGCAAATCCACGCCCCCCCAGTTCGCTCCTGCACCCgcttggccctgtttggttgctAATTACAGTGTTAAACAAAATCAATTtataaaatcaacttcagaactcCACACTAGCAACCCTGAAGAATTTAATGAAATTTTTGAACGCGTGATTATAAAATAGTTACTATAACATCAATGTAGCCAATaatcaattaattaccatcgATAAATTCACTGTGAAAAATTATATACCCACCAAACCCGCAGGTCCCCACCGGCAGCTCCCCCAGCCCACCGGTCTGCCGTGCACGCGTTCCACGGACACCCGTTGGCGCGGTTTTCCCGCTGCGGGCGTCGCGCGGCGCACGCCGGCCcaccccgcccgcgccgccccctccatcCGACGGCCGCGATGCGCCCAGCCCCCCCTCCCGCGGATCGCGATCCGTGGCACCACCCTTCCAGTCAATCAGAACGCGGAACGGCCCTCCCGCCGGATCGCtccctccccggcctataaataggggcGACCCGGTCCCGGAGGATCTATCCTTTCAGAGCTCTCGCTTCGAAACTGAACCAGCACACCCAGCTGCCGTTGCCGTTTCTAGAGAACTCCCTGCCGTTCGAGATCCCGCTCGCCACGATGCCTGCTCTCGCCAAGCCCGCCTCGCGGCCCGCCAAGACCGCCGCggcgccgaagccgaagcccgccgccgccaagcccaaggccgcggccgccgctggcgcctcGCACCCGCCCTACTTCGAGGTGAGCACTGTCCGATCCCCGTCTGGTTTCGTCTTCGATTGGGGCTGTTCCGTGGTGAGTGCGGGCTGATCGGGATTTTGGTTTTGTTCCTTGCAGATGATCAAGGAGGCGATCACGGCGCTCAAGGAGAGGACCGGCTCGAGCTCGCACGCCATCGCCAAGTACATGGAGGACAAGCACGGCCCGTCGCTGCCGGCCAACTACAAGAAGATGCTCTCCATCCAGCTCCGCGGGTTCGCCGCCAAGGGTAAGCTCGTCAAGGTCAAGGCCTCGTACAAGCTCTCCGACGCCGCCAAGAAGGAGGCGCCCAAGGCCAAGCCCGCTGCCGCCAAGACCGCCGCGCCCAAGCCAGCCAAGGCCGCCGCGAAACCGAAGaagagtgccgccgccgccgccaagcccaAGAAGACCGCCGCCGGGACCAAGCGCAaggcgccggagaagaaggtCGTCGCGAAGCCGAAGAAGTCCCCCGCGGCGAAGGCCAAGGCCAAGCCCAAGACGGTCAAGTCCCCCGCCTCCAAGAAGGCCCGGAAGGTTGCCGCATGAGATGGTTCCGTAGGTCGTAGCTCTGATCGTGGTGTGTGTGTCCCTAGGAGTTGTACAAATGAAGTGCGTGCCCCAAGCGTCTCTGATATCCGATGTTGTGTTTGGCAGGTTCAATCTATCCAGGTCGGTGTTAGTGTAACAGATGGATAGGTTTCTTGGGATGGAGATGTATCTCGCTCTCTTATATGATATGAAGTTGCAGTTCGCCAGAAATTGTTTGTTTGAGAACCGCCTTGTTGCGATTCTCTCGTTTTACCATGGGGGAATTATCATGGGCACTGAACTTTCTGATCTCGGAATTCAGCccatcttgcaattctgaaGGTGCAGCTTCGATGGAAGCTCTTGTGCCTGAAATCTTTTTGTGCAGGGTTGCAAAGATTCCAGGGCGTTGCATTTTAATATGTGATTTTGGTTTGTGTTCTGTAAAAGGGAATTGGTGGGGTTGGTTTGTGGATAAAGGTGAAAGAGTGCGCCACCGCACAATCGTTGCGTACGCAGCTGTTCCTCCAGTTAAAGTGCACCCACATTTTGTAATCTAGCGTGGGAATCGTAGCGACAGGCAACGCTGCTAGTGGCAGAGGATCAAAGCTGTTAGTGGCCGCCGCGTTATCTTGCAGGACCCGAGTTCAGGGAACGGGTTGGTGATGCTTCTGCTCTCCAACATCGGTTAAAGCACTCCAATAgattgattttttattttttttattttttctcaatataGAGAATTGATGTTGAAAAAACATATTCCAGCAAATTAATTTtctatctctctttttttttattttttttcaatcctCAATAATTTCTTTTCAATCCCTAATAGAAATGAGAGACATCGCATCTCCCTTTCCATATAGAAAGAGGGAAAATCAATCTATTAGAACACTTCTTCTATATATATTGAAATTGAGAAATGGGATTCTCTTGTACAgtgagaaaggagaaagaaaaaaaatcaattgttGCTCTTAGGCGATGCGATATTTGCGCGGTGCGCGCATCTTAGCGTGCCCCCCGTGCCCGCGGAGAAGGATTCGCCAGACGCACGTCCCGCTGGAATGGGGGAATGAATGCGGCGCCACGGGCCACGAATCGCGACGCGAGCGTCGAAGTTGAAacggcggagagcggccgctTCGCCGTTTCCCCGCGGAGGCGGATAGGCGGATATCGCACCGGAAAATCAAAATTGGGGCCGCCGCTGGATTCAAATTCTCAGAGCCCGGATCGCCGCGCTGCGTGACTCCAATCTCCATCCAGCCAGCTAGCGGAATTCCGTTCGAAGCAAATTTCGCACGGTCGAGTCCGCGTGCGCGCGCCTCTGCTTTTCCACCGGGGACGGTGAGGAGGACCGGAGGACCCGTGCGCGCCTCTGCTTTTTCACGAACTGGAATCGAGTCCGTGGGCCGCTTTCTGGCTGGGCTCCTCTTGAACCTCCGAGGAAACCAGGACTTGGGCCAAAATGTTTTGACAAAGAAATTAGGCCTAGTAACAGAGCTCTTTTCTATGGCCTTTGCTTTGTGTTGTTTACTTGTTTTATCTATTTATCTATGGCCACAGAACCTAATAAACTAGTTGAATACCCCGCGCATTGCTGCGGTATTTATGGACAAAAATGTTGAAGTTGAGTGTATTGAAAAGATGGAGATATGAAGTTGTAGTCAATTTTAGCATTAGAGATATATGGCATGGTTGTATATAAGATATgcttaaatactaaaattgaagtacatataaaaaaattcaaGTTGATGAAACTGATAAAAAGAGTAATTGTAATTGGTATGGTAAGATCACTTTAATTTTATTCTaggagaaaatggaaaaagtctgcttcattttgtgaagtgATTCGACTTTGTATCGACTCTTTGGCTAAgcgaaatttatgcaaatatttttttaaaatgaaaTGTGAGGAATGCAGTTGTGTGTGAAATGTTGATAATTGGAAATATAGTTGTACAAATATAGTTGTATCAAATAGTAAAATATTAAGGATGAACCAAACATAGTGTCAATATCAGAACATAATGAATGAATGTGTAACATTGAAGAGAAGAGACCTGGAACAATCCTTGACGGTGCTCTTCCTGCATGCCACAGTGATGCAAGACAAAATTTAAGAGTAGCAAAACAGCTGGGGAAGGCAAGGAGCTACCAGAACCGAATGGAATAATGGAGTCGAGTGTGTGTAACGCTATGATGGCTTCGACTAAGCAAAATATATAGAGCATTGGGGTCTACAGATTATGAGAAGTggaaggggtggtggtggtagtgtaTTGTTAGATAGAGAGACTTAAGGAAATCACAGCTTGGATGATCAAGTTACAAACATGAGAGAAATGAAGAGACATAGTAAGGTGGATGAAGGAGTGCTTCTTACATTATTGGTGGCTCAATGGGGATTGAGAGAAATATAAATTAACATTTTCTAGTGGGATGCATCAATCTTAGAAGACAGAAATACCATAGGAGActaattgtttttctttttgttaatGTTTTCTAGTGGGATGCATCAATTTTAGAAGACAGAAATACCATAGGAGActaattgtttttctttttgaaacaaatgtggatttatttattaatattagatagactaatatttaattgataaatGAAAATAATGTTCATGAGAcaataataaaagaaaataaagggaGGGGATTTAACATATGTATGTTGAATATAGtaatatttaattaatatataaaaaatttggTTGTTGGGCTTCTTTATTTATACTTTTGATGAACCGCAACATATTGAAAAACATGactgagagaaatagaaattatgACACTTAGTGGGTTGATGACATAGCAACATGGCACTTAGGTgataccccgcgcgttgctgcgggatttcttaaatttaatgtgaaatttgaaagtagaaaaaTTAAGATGATTGCATGGTAACATTCACAAAAGAAATCGATGGAAAACATAAATAGATGGCCCTAGTGGATGTTGATGTGGCATTTGATATAATGGATTCCTATATGATGTGGATAACTTACATGTTAAGAGAAATAGAGCTAATGACTTTAGTAGGTGCCATCTATATAGTCTATATAGttgatatgaattttacttgcatgttattttttatCAAGATCTGGTAGAAATCGGTAAACTAAcgtcaatagaatatttgataacattataaaagaataggtgctcaaagaaatagagtatgtatatgagtTTTTAC
This sequence is a window from Panicum virgatum strain AP13 chromosome 7K, P.virgatum_v5, whole genome shotgun sequence. Protein-coding genes within it:
- the LOC120641519 gene encoding histone H1-like — its product is MPALAKPASRPAKTAAAPKPKPAAAKPKAAAAAGASHPPYFEMIKEAITALKERTGSSSHAIAKYMEDKHGPSLPANYKKMLSIQLRGFAAKGKLVKVKASYKLSDAAKKEAPKAKPAAAKTAAPKPAKAAAKPKKSAAAAAKPKKTAAGTKRKAPEKKVVAKPKKSPAAKAKAKPKTVKSPASKKARKVAA